In one window of Microbacterium sp. PM5 DNA:
- a CDS encoding ArsR family transcriptional regulator: MTTGRPVGYSAISSYSRVEILHLVQEQPRRTITEIVEATGLHPNTVREHLQRLIDEGYVVSAAEHRTTRGRPRVLYSAADGILASSPIQRRKVRAAAERGDLMRRVLPGATPELDTEALHQVDALVEDLIDAGFDPLVDERELTVDLTPCAHASSQAEHREVLCRVHLGLMQSVLSAAGGPLAVDDMRPSCDPRECVVQLMFAGATA, from the coding sequence ATGACCACAGGTCGCCCGGTTGGGTACAGCGCCATTTCCAGCTATTCACGTGTCGAGATCCTGCACCTCGTCCAGGAGCAGCCGCGTCGCACGATCACCGAGATCGTCGAGGCGACGGGCCTGCACCCGAACACCGTGCGCGAGCATCTGCAGCGCCTGATCGACGAGGGCTACGTCGTGTCGGCGGCGGAGCACCGCACCACTCGCGGCCGCCCCCGAGTCCTCTACAGTGCGGCCGACGGCATCCTCGCCTCCAGCCCCATCCAGCGCCGCAAGGTGCGCGCCGCCGCAGAGCGGGGCGATCTGATGCGTCGCGTGCTGCCGGGGGCCACCCCCGAGCTGGACACCGAAGCCCTCCACCAGGTCGACGCCCTCGTGGAAGACCTGATCGACGCCGGCTTCGATCCCCTCGTCGATGAGCGCGAGCTCACGGTCGACCTCACCCCCTGCGCACACGCGTCTTCGCAGGCCGAGCATCGCGAAGTGCTCTGCCGCGTGCACCTGGGGCTCATGCAGAGCGTGCTCAGCGCCGCCGGTGGGCCGCTCGCCGTTGACGACATGCGCCCCTCGTGCGACCCGCGCGAGTGCGTCGTCCAGCTGATGTTCGCCGGCGCCACGGCCTGA
- a CDS encoding lamin tail domain-containing protein: MSSSSSRLRLIALLTAGLACLSVGIAVALPAAAVPTPAGVVINEIESDDGKNPDWIELVNTSSAPVDISGWILKDDDDSRTDAVPAGTTLAPGAFYVFTALAMSFGLGKADAARLFRPDGTTLVDSYTWTAHATVTYGRCPDGVGGFSQTTTATRGASNACGAATPTPTPTPSPTSAVPPSGAVVVNEVESNGGDPDDWFELFNTTNAAIDLTGFEVRDDGDASDHRYDLPSGSILPARGFLVVQKSVGSAPGFPFGLGSADKVRLFAPDRTTLVAEAAWAAHAATTLGRCPDGTGELRETAAATKGAANACGVPVAINEVESNGGSPDDWIELVNRSNAEISVAGLVVTDSEITKNRYTIPSGTTIAAKGHLVLEKAAFGFGLGGADAVHLFDSDGVTELDATSWTAHAATTWGRCPDATGSFGETVESTPGSVNACTADAPTAEVWPGGASVRVLDAKNEYPDANLSGLDVADGALWAVENGRGRLHRIVPQGDGWVQAAGWADGKALHYPNGSGRVDAEAVTAVGDAVYVGSERDNDNNKVSRPAVLRYQPSTSASELVATAEWNLAADLPGLGANAGIEGLTWISDAWLTARGFVDATTGAAYVPTRYPGHGDGLFFVGVEGTAAVYAYALAADGGFSRIATIPSPFPIVAEVQFSDDRLWIVCDDACDGRIATFEITPPSAGTAGGTFRQTHLYARPAQTANVANEGFAIGDTCVDGVAETFYADDARTDGFSLRSGTIACTAGSSTPTPQPTPQPTPTVTPTSAPTPLPSPTLAPTAGATTPVPPAASALTGANRGGLSGPASALPGQTVTITVPAALPGQTVDIWMFSTPVHLGAATVTAAHTVSAALPLTASAGVHRLVVTDAAGAVLGWTEITVSASALASTGSDAQSLPTLVTFALIALLAGLGALHRRSRRRRVGEISPAALSDGQGVSP, encoded by the coding sequence TTGTCCTCCTCGTCTTCGCGTCTGCGCCTGATCGCGCTGCTGACCGCCGGACTCGCCTGTCTGTCAGTGGGCATCGCCGTCGCCCTCCCCGCTGCCGCCGTGCCGACGCCCGCGGGGGTCGTGATCAACGAGATCGAGTCCGACGACGGCAAGAACCCCGACTGGATCGAACTGGTCAACACCTCGAGCGCCCCGGTGGACATCTCCGGCTGGATCCTCAAGGACGACGACGACAGTCGCACCGATGCGGTTCCGGCGGGAACCACGCTCGCGCCCGGCGCCTTCTACGTGTTCACCGCCCTGGCGATGTCGTTCGGACTCGGCAAAGCAGATGCGGCACGTCTGTTCCGTCCCGATGGCACAACACTCGTCGACTCGTACACGTGGACGGCTCACGCGACGGTGACCTACGGCCGGTGCCCGGACGGCGTCGGTGGGTTCTCGCAGACCACGACGGCGACGCGGGGCGCGTCCAATGCCTGCGGCGCGGCGACCCCGACTCCCACCCCGACCCCCTCGCCGACGAGCGCGGTGCCGCCGTCCGGCGCCGTGGTCGTGAACGAGGTCGAGTCCAACGGCGGTGACCCCGACGACTGGTTCGAGCTCTTCAACACGACGAACGCCGCGATCGATCTCACCGGCTTCGAGGTGCGCGATGACGGCGACGCCTCGGACCACCGCTATGACCTGCCGTCGGGCTCGATCCTGCCCGCGCGGGGCTTCCTGGTCGTGCAGAAGAGCGTCGGCTCCGCCCCCGGGTTCCCGTTCGGGCTCGGCAGTGCCGACAAGGTGCGCCTGTTCGCGCCGGATCGCACGACGCTCGTCGCCGAGGCGGCATGGGCGGCTCACGCTGCGACGACGCTCGGTCGCTGCCCCGACGGCACCGGCGAGCTGCGGGAGACGGCCGCGGCGACCAAGGGGGCGGCCAACGCGTGCGGTGTGCCCGTGGCGATCAACGAGGTCGAGTCCAACGGCGGCAGCCCCGATGACTGGATCGAGCTCGTCAACCGCTCCAACGCCGAGATCTCGGTCGCGGGCCTGGTCGTCACCGACTCCGAGATCACGAAGAACCGCTACACGATCCCGTCGGGCACGACGATTGCGGCCAAGGGCCACCTCGTCCTCGAGAAGGCGGCGTTCGGTTTCGGTCTGGGCGGGGCCGACGCGGTCCACCTCTTCGACAGCGACGGTGTCACCGAACTCGATGCGACATCGTGGACCGCACACGCCGCCACCACCTGGGGGCGCTGCCCCGACGCCACGGGCTCGTTCGGTGAGACCGTGGAATCCACCCCGGGCTCTGTGAACGCCTGCACCGCAGATGCACCCACCGCCGAGGTGTGGCCGGGCGGTGCGAGCGTGCGGGTGCTCGATGCCAAGAACGAGTACCCCGACGCGAACCTCAGCGGGCTCGATGTCGCGGACGGCGCACTGTGGGCGGTGGAGAACGGCCGCGGCCGGCTTCACCGCATCGTCCCGCAGGGCGATGGGTGGGTGCAGGCCGCGGGCTGGGCCGACGGCAAGGCGCTGCACTACCCGAACGGGTCGGGACGGGTGGATGCCGAGGCGGTCACCGCGGTCGGCGACGCCGTGTACGTGGGCAGCGAACGCGACAACGACAACAACAAGGTCAGCCGCCCCGCGGTGCTGCGCTATCAGCCCTCGACGTCGGCGAGCGAGCTCGTCGCGACGGCCGAGTGGAACCTCGCCGCCGATCTGCCGGGACTCGGAGCCAACGCGGGCATCGAGGGTCTGACCTGGATTTCGGACGCATGGCTGACCGCTCGCGGGTTCGTCGATGCGACGACGGGCGCCGCGTACGTCCCGACGCGCTACCCCGGCCACGGTGACGGTCTGTTCTTCGTCGGCGTCGAGGGGACGGCGGCGGTCTATGCCTATGCCCTGGCCGCCGACGGCGGATTCTCACGCATCGCCACGATCCCCTCGCCGTTCCCGATCGTCGCGGAGGTGCAGTTCTCCGACGATCGCCTCTGGATCGTCTGCGACGACGCGTGCGACGGCCGCATCGCGACCTTCGAGATCACCCCGCCGTCTGCCGGCACGGCGGGCGGCACATTCCGCCAGACGCATCTGTACGCACGCCCGGCGCAGACCGCGAACGTCGCGAACGAAGGGTTCGCCATCGGTGATACTTGCGTCGACGGCGTCGCGGAGACCTTCTACGCCGACGATGCGCGTACCGACGGCTTCTCGCTGCGCAGCGGCACGATCGCCTGCACCGCCGGCTCTTCCACGCCCACACCGCAGCCGACCCCGCAGCCGACCCCGACCGTCACACCGACATCCGCGCCCACGCCGCTGCCGTCGCCGACCCTCGCCCCGACCGCCGGCGCGACGACGCCCGTCCCTCCCGCCGCATCCGCGCTGACCGGTGCGAACCGGGGCGGGCTGAGTGGTCCGGCGTCCGCGCTGCCCGGCCAGACGGTCACGATCACCGTTCCGGCGGCGCTGCCCGGCCAGACGGTGGACATCTGGATGTTCTCGACCCCCGTCCACCTCGGTGCGGCGACCGTCACGGCGGCGCACACGGTGTCGGCGGCCCTGCCGCTGACGGCGTCGGCGGGTGTCCACCGCCTGGTCGTGACCGATGCCGCCGGAGCAGTACTCGGCTGGACGGAGATCACGGTGAGCGCATCCGCGCTGGCGAGCACGGGCTCCGACGCGCAGTCGCTTCCGACGCTCGTCACGTTCGCGCTGATCGCGCTGCTCGCGGGTCTCGGCGCGCTGCACAGGCGCAGCCGCCGGCGACGAGTCGGGGAGATCTCTCCCGCGGCGCTCAGCGATGGCCAAGGTGTGTCGCCCTAG
- a CDS encoding PHB depolymerase family esterase — MQIWQLPIIDGAVPIIVYTIAGAFLLVVLVRRWNRRSILWAAGGAIVGAGLGVALVHIVDRMQLFGTAPLPVFVVQWAAGALAASGGALAAMVGARWWRRIVSALAVVAFLLAATIGINAGFGLNPTLATLFGVSGYDRLDLPDVGPTSGVPTVPLAQSFVPPAGMPAKGSRGTQIIPATASGFAARPAGLYLPPAALVANAPALPLVIMMMGHPGNPDPTAISDVLDEFAARNHGLAPIVIVADQVGSANADTACADSAALGRARTYVTQDVVAWAKTHLHIIDDPAFWTIAGYSNGGGCAISFGADYPTMWKNILDISGEPFPGSEQVANITKTVYGGSGAAFEASKPVNILAAAPAGTYAGMTAVFTAGSADPAYMAHADTVAEAARKAGMTVTRYDIPGVGHTGDALKLGLVEGFTVLYPVLGLSVGTKL, encoded by the coding sequence ATGCAGATCTGGCAGTTGCCGATCATCGATGGCGCTGTCCCGATCATCGTCTACACGATCGCGGGAGCGTTCCTCCTGGTCGTGCTCGTGCGCCGCTGGAACAGGCGCAGCATCCTGTGGGCCGCGGGCGGCGCGATCGTCGGGGCCGGGCTCGGCGTGGCGCTCGTGCACATCGTCGACCGGATGCAGCTGTTCGGGACGGCGCCTCTGCCGGTCTTCGTCGTGCAGTGGGCCGCCGGCGCCCTGGCCGCCTCGGGAGGGGCCCTCGCCGCGATGGTCGGCGCGCGGTGGTGGCGGCGGATCGTTTCCGCCCTCGCCGTGGTGGCGTTCCTGCTCGCCGCGACGATCGGCATCAACGCCGGCTTCGGCCTGAACCCCACCTTGGCGACGCTGTTCGGCGTATCAGGCTACGACCGGCTCGATCTGCCCGATGTCGGGCCGACCTCCGGGGTTCCGACCGTTCCGCTGGCTCAATCCTTCGTGCCGCCTGCCGGGATGCCGGCCAAGGGGTCGCGCGGCACCCAGATCATCCCTGCGACGGCATCCGGGTTCGCGGCGCGCCCCGCGGGTCTCTATCTTCCCCCGGCGGCGCTCGTCGCCAACGCCCCGGCCCTCCCGTTGGTCATCATGATGATGGGCCATCCCGGAAACCCCGACCCGACCGCGATCAGTGACGTGCTCGACGAGTTCGCTGCGCGCAATCACGGCCTGGCGCCGATCGTGATCGTCGCCGACCAGGTCGGATCCGCCAACGCCGACACTGCGTGCGCTGATTCCGCGGCGCTCGGTCGGGCGCGCACCTATGTGACGCAGGACGTCGTCGCATGGGCCAAGACGCACCTGCACATCATCGACGACCCCGCCTTCTGGACCATCGCCGGATATTCCAACGGAGGAGGGTGTGCGATCTCGTTCGGGGCCGACTATCCGACGATGTGGAAGAACATCCTCGACATCTCGGGGGAGCCCTTTCCGGGATCAGAGCAGGTCGCCAACATCACCAAGACCGTGTACGGCGGCAGCGGCGCGGCGTTCGAGGCTTCCAAGCCCGTCAACATCCTGGCGGCTGCTCCGGCCGGGACGTATGCCGGGATGACCGCGGTGTTCACGGCGGGATCGGCCGACCCTGCCTACATGGCGCACGCCGACACCGTGGCGGAGGCCGCGCGAAAGGCGGGGATGACCGTCACCCGGTACGACATCCCGGGGGTCGGGCACACGGGAGACGCGTTGAAGCTCGGCCTGGTCGAGGGATTCACCGTGCTCTATCCCGTCCTCGGCCTCTCGGTCGGC